From Pulveribacter suum, a single genomic window includes:
- a CDS encoding phage portal protein, with amino-acid sequence MMRRILSAIGLERRTWSNTGMNGWPELPGPSVVTPATAQGVSAVYACVQAVSETVASLPLVLHRRMDGDRERATDHPLYRVLHDQFNPELTALEGREYLMACVLLKGNGYARVVRGWDGQVRELHPIAPDTVQVRRTPAGLVYEYSDGTGTLQRLLAHEVLHLRHRLADDGIMGVSPITAARGVIELALSEQDHGRNTFNNGAKLLGILKFPGKLKPEQRVAIRDSWASQHAGSANAGRTAVLEEGVDYQAISMSLEDAQWIAARQFSVEEVCRLFRVPPTMVGDLRHGNYSNSVELARQFVTLSLRRHLVAIEQAIHKQLLTEAGRRTYFCEHVVEGILRGDSANRAAFYSSGITAGWMLPSEARKLENLPVIEGIDNQPRQDTATPAPLPYPSKEAAA; translated from the coding sequence ATGATGCGCCGCATCCTGTCGGCCATCGGCCTGGAGCGCCGCACCTGGTCTAACACCGGCATGAACGGCTGGCCCGAGCTGCCCGGCCCGTCCGTGGTGACGCCTGCCACCGCGCAAGGCGTGAGCGCTGTGTATGCCTGCGTGCAAGCAGTGTCCGAGACCGTGGCCAGCCTGCCGCTGGTATTGCATCGGCGCATGGATGGCGACCGGGAAAGGGCCACCGACCATCCGCTGTACCGGGTACTTCACGACCAGTTCAATCCCGAGCTGACCGCCCTGGAAGGCCGGGAATACCTGATGGCCTGCGTTCTGTTGAAGGGCAACGGCTATGCCCGCGTGGTGCGCGGCTGGGACGGCCAGGTCCGGGAGCTGCACCCCATCGCACCGGACACCGTGCAGGTGCGCCGCACCCCGGCCGGCCTGGTGTACGAATACAGCGACGGCACCGGGACATTGCAGCGACTACTCGCCCATGAAGTCCTGCACCTGCGCCACCGCCTGGCAGACGACGGGATCATGGGCGTGTCGCCCATCACCGCAGCGCGCGGCGTGATCGAGCTGGCCCTGAGCGAGCAGGACCACGGACGCAACACGTTCAACAACGGCGCCAAGCTGCTGGGCATCCTGAAGTTCCCCGGCAAGCTCAAGCCCGAGCAGCGCGTGGCCATCCGCGATAGCTGGGCCAGCCAGCACGCCGGCAGCGCCAACGCCGGGCGCACTGCGGTTCTTGAAGAAGGCGTGGACTACCAAGCCATATCCATGAGCCTGGAGGATGCGCAGTGGATTGCCGCGCGCCAGTTCAGCGTGGAGGAAGTGTGCAGATTGTTCCGCGTGCCCCCCACGATGGTGGGAGACCTGAGGCACGGCAACTACTCCAACAGCGTGGAGCTGGCGCGCCAGTTCGTGACCCTGAGCCTGCGCCGCCACCTGGTGGCCATCGAGCAGGCGATCCACAAGCAACTGCTGACCGAGGCCGGACGCCGGACCTACTTCTGTGAGCATGTGGTGGAGGGCATCCTGAGAGGCGACAGCGCCAACCGGGCAGCGTTCTACAGCAGCGGCATTACAGCCGGCTGGATGCTCCCGAGCGAGGCCCGCAAGCTGGAGAACCTGCCGGTGATCGAGGGGATCGACAACCAGCCGCGCCAGGACACGGCCACCCCCGCACCGCTGCCCTACCCGAGCAAGGAGGCCGCAGCATGA
- a CDS encoding terminase, with protein sequence MTKARRPNSNTAAYAATAHQNAAQGAIEPPAYVTLPGECRPFWQAIVTSRARDTWTDSDLVTAANMARVQLALQTADVGSDDHAKLTRLALALSRSLSVHTTATAGRAADLVGASTAERQARQDDGDELIPRLRAV encoded by the coding sequence ATGACCAAAGCCCGCCGCCCCAACTCCAATACCGCCGCCTACGCCGCCACGGCGCACCAAAACGCCGCACAAGGCGCTATCGAGCCGCCCGCCTATGTGACCCTGCCGGGCGAGTGCCGGCCCTTCTGGCAGGCCATCGTGACCAGCCGGGCGCGCGATACCTGGACAGATTCGGACCTGGTGACCGCCGCCAACATGGCCCGCGTGCAACTGGCGTTGCAAACGGCCGACGTGGGCAGCGATGACCATGCAAAGCTGACCCGCCTGGCCCTGGCCTTGAGCCGCAGCCTGTCGGTGCATACGACTGCCACCGCAGGCCGCGCCGCTGACCTGGTGGGCGCGTCAACGGCAGAGCGCCAGGCACGCCAGGACGATGGCGACGAGCTGATCCCCCGGCTGAGGGCGGTATGA
- a CDS encoding HK97 family phage prohead protease — MLEVRSTHGLASNGRTLSGHAAVFNSEANLGQFSEVIRQGAFRDTLESGANVRALYHHDGSALLGTTRGGTLKLREDAKGLAFELALPDTTHGRDLAILVDRGDVAGCSFGFRVKEGGDRWEYRGSTLVRELLAVDLVEVTLTSDPAYADTTVALRSMKEAADSLGMDAFLRDPIMTGEYRQRPGVNFLWLELCR, encoded by the coding sequence ATGCTGGAAGTCCGTTCCACCCACGGCCTGGCCAGCAATGGCCGCACCCTGTCCGGGCATGCCGCCGTGTTCAACAGCGAGGCCAATCTAGGCCAGTTCTCCGAGGTGATCCGCCAGGGCGCGTTCCGGGACACCCTGGAGAGCGGCGCCAACGTCCGGGCGCTGTACCACCACGACGGTTCTGCCTTGCTGGGCACCACCCGAGGCGGCACGCTCAAACTGCGCGAGGACGCCAAGGGCCTGGCCTTCGAGCTGGCCCTGCCCGACACCACCCACGGGCGCGACCTGGCGATCCTGGTGGACCGTGGCGACGTGGCCGGGTGTTCCTTCGGGTTCCGCGTGAAGGAAGGCGGCGACCGCTGGGAGTACCGAGGCTCAACCCTCGTTCGTGAGCTGCTGGCCGTGGACCTGGTGGAAGTGACGCTGACCAGTGACCCGGCCTACGCGGACACCACCGTGGCCCTGCGCAGCATGAAGGAGGCCGCCGATTCGCTGGGCATGGATGCGTTCCTGCGCGACCCGATCATGACGGGCGAGTACCGCCAGCGCCCCGGCGTGAACTTCCTGTGGCTGGAGCTGTGCCGATGA
- a CDS encoding terminase large subunit encodes MTRAARVIEFMERFCVVPEGAHVGKPLVLAEFQKDFIRQVYDNPHGTRRAVLSIARKNGKSGLIAGLLLAHLVGPEAKQNSQIVSGAMSREQASLVFNLACKMVQQSPRLAPLVRIVPSGKRLIGLPMNVEFRALAADGKTAHGLSPVLAILDEIGQVRGPQSDFIDAITTSQGAHETPLLIAISTAAASDADLFSTWIDDARASADPRIVCHVFEAPAGCELMDESAWQAANPALRLFRSADDLREQLAQAQRMPSMENSARNLLLNQRVSTDAPFISPDVWKACSTKADLLSCDGPVFAGLDLSGRVDLTALVLIGQDDAGVWHVQPHFWTPEQGLHDRARRDRAPYDVWHRQGFLRTTPGATVDYSHVAADMLEILDGLDVRAIAFDRWRINELRRELDRLGADLPLIEHGQGFKDMAPALDALEAELLNGRIAHGMHPVLTMCAANATTVRDPAGNRKLDKSHSSGRIDGLQALAMAMGAASKAEQALQHDSEGFMFV; translated from the coding sequence ATGACCCGCGCCGCCCGCGTGATCGAGTTCATGGAACGCTTTTGTGTCGTTCCCGAGGGCGCGCACGTGGGCAAACCCCTGGTGCTGGCTGAGTTCCAAAAGGACTTCATCCGCCAGGTGTACGACAACCCCCACGGCACGCGCCGCGCCGTCCTGAGCATCGCCCGCAAGAATGGGAAATCCGGCCTGATCGCCGGCCTGCTGCTGGCCCACCTGGTCGGACCCGAGGCCAAGCAAAACAGCCAGATCGTGAGCGGCGCAATGAGCCGGGAGCAGGCATCCCTGGTGTTCAACCTGGCGTGCAAGATGGTGCAGCAGTCCCCCCGCCTGGCGCCCCTGGTGCGGATCGTGCCGAGCGGGAAAAGGCTGATCGGCCTACCCATGAACGTGGAGTTCCGCGCCCTGGCCGCTGACGGCAAGACGGCGCACGGCCTATCGCCTGTGCTGGCCATCCTGGACGAAATCGGCCAGGTGCGAGGCCCGCAGAGCGACTTCATCGACGCCATCACCACCAGCCAGGGCGCCCATGAAACCCCCCTGCTGATCGCCATATCCACGGCAGCCGCGTCCGACGCTGACCTGTTCTCGACCTGGATTGACGATGCCCGCGCATCCGCTGATCCGCGCATCGTGTGCCACGTGTTCGAGGCGCCGGCCGGCTGCGAGCTGATGGATGAATCGGCCTGGCAGGCAGCAAACCCGGCCCTACGGCTTTTTCGTAGTGCCGACGACCTGCGCGAGCAACTGGCGCAGGCGCAGCGCATGCCGAGCATGGAAAACAGCGCTCGAAATCTACTGCTGAACCAGCGTGTGAGCACTGACGCCCCCTTCATATCGCCGGACGTGTGGAAGGCGTGCAGCACCAAAGCAGATTTGCTTTCGTGTGACGGCCCGGTGTTCGCCGGCCTCGACCTGAGCGGCCGCGTTGACCTGACAGCCCTGGTTCTGATCGGCCAGGACGACGCTGGCGTGTGGCACGTCCAACCCCACTTCTGGACGCCTGAGCAGGGCTTGCACGACCGCGCCCGCCGTGACCGTGCCCCCTATGACGTGTGGCACCGGCAGGGCTTCTTACGCACCACCCCCGGCGCCACCGTGGACTATTCCCACGTCGCAGCCGACATGCTCGAAATCCTGGACGGCCTGGACGTGCGCGCTATCGCCTTCGACCGCTGGCGGATCAACGAGCTGCGCCGTGAGCTGGACCGCCTGGGCGCCGACCTGCCGCTGATCGAGCATGGCCAGGGCTTCAAGGACATGGCCCCCGCCCTGGACGCGCTGGAAGCCGAGCTGCTGAACGGGCGCATTGCCCACGGCATGCACCCCGTCCTGACCATGTGCGCGGCGAACGCAACGACCGTGCGCGACCCGGCCGGAAACAGAAAACTGGACAAGTCCCATTCTTCGGGGCGGATCGACGGATTGCAGGCCCTGGCCATGGCCATGGGTGCGGCAAGCAAGGCAGAGCAGGCCCTACAGCACGACAGCGAGGGCTTCATGTTCGTCTAA
- a CDS encoding glycerophosphodiester phosphodiesterase family protein yields the protein MKRRAVFALLAGATLAACGGGGDDLEPDQSRPIVIAHRGASGYLPEHTLGGYELAMRLGADYIEPDLQLTRDGALVAMHDETLERTTNVAALFPPRSGGYKVADFTLAEIKTLAVKPTGTGKASYPGFAPGSATPWSVPTFDEVIRLAQSSRSLVGREVGIYPEAKQADPAMEDAILKALVQGGYSARSRVFIQSFSDQTLRSMHVKAQAQGNPLPQILLGAAVMGADGVARLGVIGQAAQPVLLTFKDVASFAQGVGVVINASAYPITKAYIDQAHAVGLKVHGWTFAQPEAGAAAAEYRRYLELGMDGMFSNYPDLAVKARDQYVRERQADWGARGPAHPH from the coding sequence ATGAAGCGACGCGCTGTGTTTGCGCTGCTGGCCGGCGCCACCCTGGCGGCATGCGGCGGTGGGGGTGACGACCTGGAGCCGGACCAGAGCCGCCCGATCGTCATCGCCCACCGGGGCGCCAGCGGTTACCTGCCCGAGCACACGCTGGGCGGCTACGAGCTGGCCATGCGCCTGGGGGCGGACTACATCGAGCCCGACTTGCAGCTGACCCGCGACGGAGCACTGGTGGCCATGCACGACGAGACGCTGGAGCGCACCACCAACGTGGCGGCGCTGTTCCCCCCGCGCAGCGGCGGCTACAAGGTGGCCGACTTCACGCTGGCGGAGATCAAGACCCTTGCCGTGAAGCCGACTGGCACCGGCAAGGCCAGCTACCCGGGCTTTGCCCCCGGCTCGGCAACCCCCTGGAGCGTGCCCACCTTCGATGAGGTGATCCGCCTGGCCCAGTCGTCGCGGTCTTTGGTGGGCCGCGAGGTGGGCATCTACCCGGAAGCCAAGCAGGCCGACCCGGCGATGGAAGATGCCATCCTGAAAGCCCTGGTGCAGGGCGGCTACAGCGCCCGCAGCAGGGTGTTCATCCAGTCCTTCAGCGACCAGACGCTACGGAGCATGCACGTCAAGGCGCAGGCCCAGGGCAATCCCCTGCCGCAGATCCTGCTGGGCGCCGCCGTCATGGGCGCGGACGGTGTGGCTCGCCTGGGCGTGATCGGCCAGGCAGCGCAGCCGGTGCTGCTGACCTTCAAGGACGTGGCTTCGTTCGCCCAAGGTGTGGGGGTGGTCATCAACGCCAGCGCCTATCCGATCACCAAGGCGTACATCGACCAGGCCCACGCCGTCGGCCTGAAGGTGCATGGCTGGACCTTCGCGCAGCCCGAAGCCGGCGCCGCTGCCGCGGAGTACCGGCGCTACCTGGAGCTGGGCATGGACGGCATGTTCTCCAACTACCCCGACCTGGCCGTCAAGGCGCGCGACCAGTACGTGCGCGAGCGGCAGGCCGACTGGGGTGCGCGCGGCCCGGCCCACCCTCATTGA
- a CDS encoding HNH endonuclease signature motif containing protein: MKRPILTLPKRSKATGRDSDPRRTLPLQGAAWQRLRASVLAEEPLCRHCHARGLLTEATDVDHRDGNPGNNEQDNLQPLCHSCHSIKTARDHGKQVSMGHDSDGLPLDPSHPWAKVCRLLQPREPEIAGEFAPQTALSPEL, encoded by the coding sequence ATGAAGCGCCCGATCCTGACGCTGCCGAAGCGCTCCAAGGCCACCGGACGCGACAGCGACCCCCGCCGCACCCTACCCCTACAGGGCGCCGCCTGGCAGCGCCTGCGCGCGTCTGTGCTGGCCGAGGAACCCCTGTGCAGGCATTGCCATGCGCGTGGCCTGCTGACCGAGGCCACCGACGTGGACCACCGGGACGGCAACCCCGGCAACAACGAGCAGGACAACCTGCAACCCCTGTGCCACTCGTGCCACTCCATCAAGACCGCACGCGACCACGGCAAGCAGGTTTCCATGGGCCACGACAGCGACGGCCTGCCGCTGGACCCGAGCCACCCGTGGGCGAAGGTGTGCCGACTGTTGCAGCCGCGCGAGCCAGAAATCGCGGGAGAGTTTGCGCCGCAGACCGCCCTGTCCCCCGAGCTTTAA
- the ispH gene encoding 4-hydroxy-3-methylbut-2-enyl diphosphate reductase → MKTPQEIILAEPRGFCAGVDRAIEIVERALVKFGAPIYVRHEIVHNTYVVNDLKAKGAIFIEELADVPPGATLVFSAHGVSRAVQDEARARGFSIFDATCPLVTKVHVEVAKLAKEGYEFIMIGHKGHPEVEGTMGQLDSGIHLVEDVQDVARVQPAQTDKLAVVTQTTLSVDDAAAITAAVRARFPSIREPKQQDICYATQNRQDAVKLLSPQVDLVIVVGSPTSSNSNRLRELAARLGRPAYMVDSAEELRAEWFEGVARVGLTAGASAPEVLVQAVIERIKALGAVAVRKMDGIEETVKFPLPKGLKLNAPPAA, encoded by the coding sequence ATGAAAACCCCCCAAGAAATCATCCTGGCCGAGCCGCGCGGCTTTTGCGCGGGCGTGGACCGGGCCATCGAGATCGTCGAGCGGGCGCTGGTCAAGTTCGGCGCGCCCATCTACGTGCGCCACGAGATCGTGCACAACACCTACGTGGTCAACGACCTGAAGGCCAAGGGCGCGATCTTCATCGAGGAGCTGGCCGATGTGCCGCCGGGCGCCACGCTGGTGTTCTCGGCCCACGGCGTCAGCCGCGCGGTGCAGGACGAGGCCCGGGCGCGCGGCTTTTCCATCTTCGACGCCACCTGCCCGCTGGTGACCAAGGTGCACGTCGAGGTGGCGAAGCTGGCCAAGGAAGGCTACGAATTCATCATGATCGGCCATAAGGGCCATCCCGAGGTCGAGGGCACCATGGGGCAGCTCGATAGCGGCATCCATCTGGTCGAGGACGTGCAGGATGTGGCGCGCGTGCAGCCCGCACAGACCGACAAGCTCGCCGTGGTCACGCAGACCACGCTCTCCGTGGACGACGCCGCCGCAATCACCGCCGCCGTGCGGGCGCGCTTTCCCAGCATCCGCGAGCCCAAGCAGCAAGACATCTGCTACGCCACGCAAAACCGCCAGGACGCCGTCAAGCTGCTCAGCCCGCAGGTGGACCTGGTCATCGTCGTGGGCAGCCCCACCAGCTCCAACAGCAACCGCCTGCGCGAGCTGGCCGCGCGCCTGGGCCGGCCGGCCTACATGGTGGACAGTGCCGAGGAACTGCGCGCCGAATGGTTCGAAGGCGTTGCGCGCGTGGGCCTGACGGCGGGTGCCTCGGCGCCCGAGGTGCTGGTGCAGGCCGTGATCGAGCGCATCAAGGCGCTGGGCGCCGTGGCTGTGCGCAAGATGGACGGTATCGAGGAAACGGTGAAGTTTCCGCTGCCCAAGGGCCTGAAGCTCAACGCACCGCCGGCCGCCTGA
- a CDS encoding CBS domain-containing protein, which translates to MFFVFGPSGQMYRGGPDQLSQVAPVRRVQRPQALRTRPADVQPQEQPQQPRQLPAPAPAAPSMPLRVLDAVSAYVQTELGPAEPRQPLTRVRDVMTEGSLTVAPDARVNDAWLTLAQHRIGQAPVVNAQGAVVGLLLRADMAPLDLLPEPGAIKQAIALARRPVSEVMISPVPTVTGDAELRRVAGVLLDTGLPGLPVTDEGGRLAGFISRTDILRAVAADPPLDLWS; encoded by the coding sequence ATGTTTTTCGTGTTCGGCCCCTCGGGGCAGATGTACCGCGGCGGGCCGGATCAGCTGTCGCAGGTCGCGCCCGTACGGCGGGTGCAGCGTCCCCAGGCCCTGCGCACCCGCCCGGCGGACGTGCAGCCGCAGGAACAACCACAGCAGCCGCGGCAGCTGCCGGCGCCGGCCCCGGCGGCGCCCTCCATGCCGCTGCGGGTGCTGGACGCCGTCTCTGCCTACGTGCAAACCGAGCTGGGCCCCGCCGAGCCACGCCAGCCGCTGACGCGCGTGCGCGACGTGATGACCGAGGGGTCGCTCACGGTGGCGCCCGATGCGCGTGTCAACGACGCCTGGCTGACCCTGGCGCAGCACCGCATCGGCCAGGCGCCGGTGGTCAACGCGCAGGGCGCCGTGGTGGGCTTGCTGCTGCGCGCCGACATGGCGCCGCTGGACCTGCTGCCCGAGCCCGGCGCCATCAAGCAGGCCATTGCCCTGGCGCGGCGCCCGGTCAGCGAAGTGATGATCAGCCCCGTGCCCACAGTGACGGGCGACGCCGAACTGCGCCGCGTGGCCGGTGTGCTGCTGGACACCGGCCTGCCCGGCCTGCCAGTGACCGATGAGGGCGGGCGGCTGGCCGGCTTCATCTCGCGCACCGACATCCTGCGGGCCGTGGCGGCCGATCCGCCGCTGGACCTGTGGAGCTAG
- a CDS encoding head-tail connector protein, with amino-acid sequence MIDLNDAKAHLRVDNNAEDALIQHLVAAAETAVLDYLGTETLPTAAPVHAACLMLVGSLYENRETLSDRPLHENRLFDRLLNPYRVMVV; translated from the coding sequence ATGATCGACCTGAACGACGCCAAAGCCCATTTGCGCGTGGACAACAACGCCGAGGACGCGCTGATCCAGCACCTGGTGGCCGCAGCCGAAACCGCCGTGCTGGACTACCTGGGCACCGAGACACTGCCCACGGCCGCGCCCGTGCATGCCGCCTGCCTCATGCTGGTGGGCAGCTTGTACGAGAACCGGGAGACCCTGAGCGACCGACCGCTACATGAGAACCGCCTGTTCGACCGCCTGCTGAACCCCTATCGGGTAATGGTGGTGTGA
- a CDS encoding hemolysin family protein: protein MEIAILFALIVLNGLFAMSELALVSARRARLQKLIDEGDSGAIAAAKLGEDPTRFLSTIQIGITSIGVLNGIVGEAALAKPLGDWLMTRGLEAQTAGYIATGLVVVVITYFSIVVGELVPKRLGQSYPESLARLVARPINWLAIATKPFVRLLSASTQGLLRLLGVKETSATVTEAEIHAVLAEGTSAGVIETHEHMMVRNVFRLDDRQIGSLMVPRADVVFLDISEPFEANLAHIEESDHARFPVVRGGMENILGVLNARQWLSRALRDETARELVNVPLQTALYVPETINGMELLDNFRLSDVQMAFVIDEYGEVQGIVTLQDLIEAITGEFSTLDPEDAWAVQREDGSWLLDGHIPVPELKDRLQLASVPEEERGRYHTLSGMVMLLSGKLPNVTDTVQWEDWQFEVVDMDGKTIDKVLATRLSTVQISTDPAANI from the coding sequence ATGGAAATCGCCATACTTTTCGCCCTCATCGTGCTCAATGGCCTGTTTGCCATGTCCGAGCTGGCGCTGGTTTCCGCGCGCCGCGCGCGGCTGCAAAAACTGATCGATGAGGGCGACAGCGGCGCCATCGCCGCTGCCAAGCTGGGTGAAGACCCCACGCGCTTTTTGTCCACCATCCAGATCGGCATCACGTCCATTGGCGTGCTGAACGGCATCGTGGGCGAGGCAGCGTTGGCCAAGCCCCTGGGCGACTGGCTGATGACGCGGGGACTGGAGGCGCAGACCGCCGGCTACATTGCCACCGGCCTGGTGGTGGTGGTCATCACGTATTTCTCCATCGTCGTGGGCGAGCTGGTGCCCAAGCGCCTGGGCCAGAGCTACCCCGAGTCGCTGGCCCGTCTGGTGGCCCGGCCCATCAACTGGCTGGCCATTGCCACCAAGCCCTTCGTGCGGTTGCTGTCGGCCTCCACCCAGGGCCTGCTGCGCCTGCTGGGGGTCAAGGAGACGTCGGCCACCGTCACCGAGGCCGAGATCCACGCCGTGCTGGCCGAGGGCACCAGCGCCGGCGTGATCGAAACCCACGAGCACATGATGGTGCGCAACGTGTTCCGCCTGGACGACCGGCAGATCGGCTCGCTGATGGTGCCGCGCGCGGACGTGGTTTTCCTGGACATCAGCGAGCCGTTCGAGGCCAACCTGGCGCACATCGAAGAATCCGACCACGCACGCTTTCCCGTGGTGCGCGGCGGCATGGAGAACATCCTGGGCGTGCTCAACGCCCGCCAGTGGCTGTCGCGCGCCCTGCGCGACGAGACGGCGCGTGAGCTGGTCAACGTGCCGCTGCAGACGGCGCTGTACGTGCCCGAGACCATCAACGGCATGGAGCTGCTGGACAACTTCCGCCTGTCGGACGTGCAGATGGCCTTTGTCATCGACGAGTACGGCGAGGTGCAGGGCATCGTCACGCTGCAGGACCTGATCGAGGCCATCACCGGCGAGTTCAGCACGCTGGACCCGGAAGACGCCTGGGCCGTGCAGCGCGAGGACGGCAGCTGGCTGCTGGACGGCCACATCCCCGTGCCCGAGCTCAAGGACCGGCTGCAGCTGGCCAGCGTCCCGGAAGAAGAGCGTGGGCGCTACCACACGCTCAGTGGCATGGTCATGCTGCTGAGCGGCAAGCTGCCCAACGTGACCGACACGGTGCAGTGGGAAGACTGGCAGTTCGAGGTGGTGGACATGGATGGCAAGACCATCGACAAGGTGCTGGCCACCCGCCTGTCCACGGTGCAGATCAGCACCGATCCGGCGGCAAATATCTAA
- a CDS encoding FKBP-type peptidyl-prolyl cis-trans isomerase, translating to MTASPESTPVVQPGSFLTLHYRLAGPAGDVINTFEDKPATLSVGTGELSPALEACLIGLQEGARQTFELPAGEAFGERNPDMQQWVAKKLLDELGDPHEEYTLGDVVQFPTPDGQGQYAGVVLEVRGDGAVRFDFSHPLAGVPVTFEVQLIGVL from the coding sequence ATGACCGCATCCCCTGAGAGCACGCCCGTCGTGCAGCCCGGCTCCTTCCTCACGCTGCACTACCGCCTGGCGGGCCCTGCGGGCGACGTCATCAACACGTTCGAGGACAAGCCGGCCACGCTGTCGGTGGGCACGGGTGAGCTGTCGCCCGCGCTTGAAGCATGCCTGATCGGCCTGCAAGAAGGCGCACGCCAGACCTTCGAGCTGCCCGCCGGCGAGGCCTTCGGCGAGCGCAACCCCGACATGCAGCAGTGGGTGGCCAAGAAGCTGCTGGACGAGCTGGGCGACCCGCACGAGGAATACACCCTTGGCGATGTGGTGCAGTTCCCCACGCCCGACGGCCAGGGCCAGTACGCCGGCGTGGTGCTGGAGGTGCGCGGCGACGGGGCCGTGCGCTTTGACTTCAGCCACCCGCTGGCGGGTGTGCCGGTGACGTTCGAAGTGCAGCTCATCGGAGTCTTGTGA
- the serS gene encoding serine--tRNA ligase, with the protein MLDILLLRKDLPAAVARLETRKSPQPFLNVEAFQSLEGERKSIQTRTEELQAQRNQLSKQIGALMGKGEKDAAEAAKAQVAALKDELDGSAARLEQIQAELHAMLAAVPNLPHESVPVGADEAANVELRRWGQPREFHFPVRDHVDLSMPLGADFELGSKLAGSRFVVMRGALARLHRALSAFMLDVQTLEHGYTECYVPYIVNADSLRGTGQLPKFEGDLFAAKKGGQEGEPVPDNAQLYLIPTSEVPLTNIVRGEVLAENQLPLRLTAHTPCFRSEAGSYGRDTRGMIRQHQFDKVEMVQIVHPQQSYQALEEMTGHAEAVLQRLGLPYRVMNLSTGDMGFGAAKTYDLEVWLPAQGMYREISSVSNCEAFQARRMQARFKNAQGKNELVHTLNGSGLAVGRTLVAVLENYQNEDGSVTVPEVLRPYMGGLAALTA; encoded by the coding sequence ATGCTCGATATCCTCCTCCTTCGCAAAGACCTGCCCGCAGCCGTGGCCCGGCTGGAAACCCGCAAGAGCCCCCAGCCCTTCCTGAACGTGGAGGCCTTCCAAAGCCTGGAGGGCGAGCGCAAGTCCATCCAGACCCGCACCGAGGAGCTGCAGGCCCAGCGCAACCAGCTGTCCAAGCAGATCGGCGCGCTGATGGGCAAGGGCGAGAAGGACGCGGCCGAAGCCGCCAAGGCCCAGGTGGCAGCGTTGAAGGACGAGCTGGACGGCTCGGCCGCGCGGCTCGAACAGATCCAGGCCGAGCTGCACGCCATGCTGGCCGCCGTGCCCAACCTGCCGCACGAGAGCGTGCCCGTGGGCGCCGACGAGGCTGCCAACGTCGAGCTGCGCCGCTGGGGCCAGCCGCGCGAGTTCCACTTTCCGGTGCGCGACCACGTGGACCTGAGCATGCCCCTGGGCGCCGATTTCGAGCTGGGCAGCAAGCTGGCGGGCTCGCGCTTCGTGGTCATGCGCGGGGCGCTGGCGCGGCTGCACCGGGCGCTCAGCGCCTTCATGCTGGATGTGCAGACGCTGGAGCACGGCTACACCGAGTGCTACGTGCCCTACATCGTCAACGCCGACTCGCTCCGCGGTACCGGCCAGCTGCCCAAGTTCGAAGGCGACCTGTTCGCCGCGAAAAAGGGCGGCCAGGAGGGCGAGCCCGTGCCCGACAACGCGCAGCTGTACCTGATCCCCACCAGCGAGGTGCCGCTGACCAACATCGTTCGCGGCGAAGTGCTGGCCGAAAACCAGCTGCCGCTGCGCCTGACGGCGCACACGCCGTGCTTTCGCTCCGAAGCCGGCAGCTACGGGCGCGACACGCGCGGCATGATCCGCCAGCACCAGTTCGACAAGGTCGAGATGGTGCAGATCGTGCATCCGCAGCAGAGCTACCAGGCGCTGGAGGAGATGACCGGCCATGCCGAAGCCGTGCTGCAACGACTGGGCCTGCCCTACCGGGTGATGAACCTGTCCACCGGCGACATGGGCTTTGGCGCCGCCAAGACCTACGACCTGGAGGTGTGGCTGCCGGCGCAGGGCATGTACCGCGAGATCAGCTCGGTCAGCAACTGCGAGGCCTTTCAGGCCCGCCGCATGCAGGCGCGCTTCAAGAACGCCCAGGGCAAGAACGAACTGGTGCATACCCTGAACGGCTCGGGCCTGGCGGTGGGCCGCACGCTGGTGGCGGTGCTGGAGAACTACCAAAACGAAGACGGCAGCGTCACGGTGCCCGAGGTGCTGCGGCCCTACATGGGCGGGCTAGCAGCGTTAACAGCCTGA
- a CDS encoding phage head closure protein has translation MQAGRLHEQIELQKFVSTTDGWGQPVQSWTPLATVWAAVEPLAGREFIAAQAAQSEVTARVRIRWRGDVDSQVRVVHRGKTYNVQSVIDPRSERKELILMVKG, from the coding sequence ATGCAGGCCGGGCGACTTCACGAACAGATCGAGCTGCAAAAGTTCGTCAGCACCACGGACGGCTGGGGCCAGCCTGTCCAAAGTTGGACACCCTTGGCCACCGTCTGGGCGGCAGTGGAACCCCTGGCAGGCCGGGAGTTCATCGCAGCGCAGGCAGCGCAGTCCGAGGTGACGGCCCGCGTTCGCATCCGCTGGCGTGGTGACGTGGACAGCCAGGTGCGCGTGGTGCATCGCGGCAAGACCTACAACGTGCAGAGCGTCATAGACCCGCGCAGCGAGCGCAAGGAGCTGATCCTGATGGTGAAGGGATAG